One region of Pantanalinema sp. genomic DNA includes:
- the ileS gene encoding isoleucine--tRNA ligase — MRANSAAREPEIQALWQEQRVYERIQERRAEAPSYILHDGPPYSSSGAIHIGHAMNKTLKDIVVKYKNLAGFRAPFVPGYDTHGLPTELAALKELKAKHQDLAPLEVRRLSRQFALKSIESQKGHFMRLGGFGDWENPYVTMDPAFEAQQIRVFGQMAHKGYIYKGLKPVYWCSFDTTALAEAEVEYADHVSPSIFVRFALKSAPASATLVGELLAKGDRPVSMAIWTTTPWTLPANLAIAVGPEIDYVVLDSAEHGYLVVAEDLVDAFLADTALSATRVGESFKGALLEGARYRHVFLDRESPVILGDHVTTETGSGAVHTAPGHGVEDYEVGQKYGLDVLAPLNDRGIFLEEAGPLVAGQHYSKANAVIIEELGRLGVLLGHKDLGHSYPHCWRCKHPVIFRATEQWFASIDGFRQAALDAIKGVQWVPSFGEVRISNMIADRSDWCISRQRSWGVPIPVFYCQADNEPLLTPESIEAVASRFAVEGADAWWVHDAKALLPEGTACARCGGHDFRKETDIMDVWFDSGSSWSAVLEARPELNFPADLYLEGADQYRGWFQSSLLTAIATRGVAPYKTVLTHGFTMDGQGRKMSKSLGNMVEPIEVIKHYGADVLRLYVSSVDYTGDVRISELILKQLSEVYRKIRNTARYLISNLSDFDPARHAVPVDQLTELDRYALHRLQEVIAEVTQAFDRFEFYRFYQVIQNYCVVDLSSFYLDVVKDRLYASAPSAHDRRSTQTVLCEILKALTLMISPVLSHLAEDIHQNLSPAIKGDAPSVFLLDWPKAEAAKMDEALAKRYGALIPLREAVNKALEEARKEKLIGTSLAASVTLVPRTEQVHDLLVGLGESLPKLLIVSHVTVAPASDQLEAEGDLGVTVQAAPGAKCERCWTFSLTVGESPAHPTLCSRCVGVMNDLVGV; from the coding sequence ATGCGCGCCAACTCCGCGGCGCGCGAGCCCGAGATCCAGGCCCTCTGGCAAGAGCAGCGCGTCTACGAGCGCATCCAGGAGCGTCGCGCCGAGGCGCCCAGCTACATCCTCCACGACGGCCCTCCCTATTCCAGCTCCGGGGCGATCCACATCGGCCACGCGATGAACAAGACCCTCAAGGACATCGTGGTCAAGTACAAGAACCTCGCGGGCTTCCGCGCCCCCTTCGTGCCGGGCTACGACACCCACGGCCTTCCCACGGAGCTTGCGGCCCTCAAGGAGCTCAAGGCCAAGCACCAGGACCTCGCCCCGCTCGAGGTGCGCCGGCTGAGCCGCCAGTTCGCCCTCAAGTCCATCGAGAGCCAGAAGGGCCACTTCATGCGCCTGGGCGGCTTCGGGGACTGGGAAAACCCCTACGTGACGATGGACCCCGCCTTCGAGGCGCAGCAGATCCGCGTCTTCGGCCAGATGGCCCACAAGGGCTACATCTACAAGGGCCTCAAGCCGGTCTACTGGTGCTCGTTCGACACCACCGCCCTGGCCGAGGCCGAGGTGGAGTACGCCGACCACGTCAGCCCCTCGATCTTCGTCCGATTCGCGCTCAAGTCGGCCCCGGCTTCCGCGACCCTCGTCGGCGAGCTGCTGGCCAAGGGCGATCGCCCGGTCAGCATGGCCATCTGGACCACCACTCCCTGGACCCTGCCCGCGAACCTCGCGATCGCGGTGGGCCCCGAGATCGACTACGTCGTGCTCGACTCCGCCGAGCACGGCTACCTGGTGGTGGCCGAGGACCTGGTCGACGCCTTCTTGGCAGACACCGCCCTGAGCGCGACCCGCGTGGGCGAGAGCTTCAAGGGGGCCCTGCTCGAGGGCGCCCGCTACCGCCACGTCTTCCTGGACCGGGAGAGCCCGGTCATCCTGGGGGACCACGTCACGACCGAGACGGGCTCGGGGGCGGTCCACACCGCGCCCGGCCACGGCGTCGAGGACTACGAGGTCGGCCAGAAGTACGGCCTGGACGTGCTCGCTCCGCTCAACGACCGGGGCATCTTCCTCGAGGAGGCGGGCCCCCTGGTCGCGGGCCAGCACTACTCCAAGGCCAACGCGGTGATCATCGAGGAGCTCGGCAGGCTCGGCGTGCTCCTGGGCCACAAGGACCTGGGCCACTCCTATCCCCACTGCTGGCGCTGCAAGCACCCGGTCATCTTCCGGGCGACCGAGCAGTGGTTCGCCTCGATCGACGGCTTCCGCCAGGCCGCCCTCGACGCCATCAAGGGCGTTCAGTGGGTGCCGAGCTTCGGCGAGGTCCGCATCTCGAACATGATCGCCGATCGCTCCGACTGGTGCATCTCGCGCCAGCGCTCGTGGGGCGTCCCCATCCCGGTCTTCTACTGCCAGGCCGACAACGAGCCCCTCTTGACCCCCGAGTCGATCGAGGCGGTGGCCTCGCGGTTCGCCGTCGAGGGGGCCGATGCCTGGTGGGTCCACGACGCCAAGGCCCTCTTGCCCGAAGGCACGGCCTGCGCCAGGTGCGGCGGCCATGACTTCCGCAAGGAAACCGACATCATGGACGTGTGGTTCGATTCGGGCTCGAGCTGGTCGGCGGTCCTCGAGGCCCGCCCCGAGCTCAACTTCCCGGCGGACCTGTACCTGGAGGGCGCCGACCAGTACCGCGGCTGGTTCCAGTCGTCGCTCTTGACGGCCATCGCCACCCGGGGCGTCGCCCCCTACAAGACCGTGCTGACCCACGGCTTCACCATGGACGGCCAGGGCCGCAAGATGTCCAAGTCGCTCGGCAACATGGTCGAGCCGATCGAGGTCATCAAGCACTACGGCGCCGACGTGCTGCGCCTGTACGTGTCGAGCGTGGACTACACCGGCGACGTGCGCATCTCGGAGCTCATCCTCAAGCAGCTCTCGGAGGTGTACCGCAAGATCCGCAACACCGCCCGCTACCTGATCAGCAACCTCTCCGACTTCGACCCCGCGCGCCACGCGGTGCCGGTCGATCAGCTCACCGAGCTCGACCGCTACGCCCTGCACCGCCTGCAGGAGGTCATCGCCGAGGTCACCCAGGCCTTCGACCGCTTCGAGTTCTACCGCTTCTACCAGGTCATCCAGAACTACTGCGTGGTGGACCTGTCGAGCTTCTACCTGGACGTGGTCAAGGACAGGCTCTACGCCTCGGCGCCCAGCGCCCACGACCGCCGCAGCACCCAGACGGTCCTCTGCGAGATCCTGAAGGCCCTGACCCTGATGATCTCGCCGGTGCTGTCGCACCTGGCCGAGGACATCCACCAGAACCTGAGCCCCGCCATCAAGGGCGACGCGCCGAGCGTCTTCTTGCTCGACTGGCCCAAGGCGGAGGCGGCCAAGATGGACGAGGCGCTCGCCAAGCGCTACGGCGCCCTCATCCCCCTGCGAGAGGCCGTCAACAAGGCGCTCGAGGAGGCCCGCAAGGAGAAGCTGATCGGCACGAGCCTGGCGGCCTCGGTGACGCTCGTTCCTCGCACCGAGCAGGTCCACGACCTGCTCGTGGGCCTGGGCGAGAGCCTTCCCAAGCTGCTCATCGTCTCGCACGTCACGGTGGCGCCTGCGAGCGACCAGCTCGAGGCCGAGGGCGACCTGGGGGTGACGGTCCAGGCTGCCCCAGGCGCCAAGTGCGAGCGGTGCTGGACCTTCTCGCTCACGGTGGGCGAGAGCCCGGCGCACCCGACGCTCTGCTCACGCTGCGTCGGGGTGATGAACGACCTGGTCGGCGTATAA